Proteins from one Clostridium cellulovorans 743B genomic window:
- the hemA gene encoding glutamyl-tRNA reductase: MSIGIISISHKTAPVHIRALLSFNQEEQRDFIKEAVDSKIVDECVLISTCNRTEVCFSSKSENINYTIDSIQKFLASTKNIEMKILMKHFRVFTDRAAITHLFRVACGIDSMVIGEDEILGQVKQAFNTSKEVNCTSTIFNVLFREAITNAKIIKTQTLLSKIPVSIGTFAANAALDFIEKSEDKVIMIIGASGKIGGTVLKNLCNCKANKIIVTTRNHNSFKDTCIKYPFIEMINYEERYKFIDRADVVISATSSPHYTLTKEEVEERFITLKDRLFIDLAVPTDIDGRISTIENSTLYNIDYFNKLSKENNARKLKELEAADIIINDGVDNFEKWLIFREFMGDMDKISKVFKDHSIENIIYSIRDNSSKEELETFIKCISRAVEDFQ, from the coding sequence ATGAGTATAGGAATAATTAGTATAAGTCATAAAACAGCACCAGTTCATATAAGGGCTTTATTATCTTTTAATCAAGAGGAACAAAGAGATTTTATTAAGGAAGCAGTGGATTCTAAGATTGTTGATGAATGTGTATTAATATCAACCTGTAATAGAACTGAAGTATGTTTTAGCTCAAAATCCGAGAATATCAATTATACTATAGATTCTATTCAAAAATTTCTTGCATCTACGAAAAATATTGAAATGAAAATTTTAATGAAACACTTTAGAGTGTTTACTGATAGAGCCGCAATTACTCATCTTTTCAGAGTAGCTTGTGGAATAGATTCTATGGTTATCGGTGAAGATGAAATTTTAGGACAAGTTAAACAAGCTTTTAATACTTCAAAAGAAGTTAATTGCACTAGTACAATCTTTAATGTCTTATTTAGAGAAGCTATTACAAATGCAAAAATAATAAAAACTCAAACCCTGCTCTCGAAGATTCCTGTTTCTATAGGAACCTTTGCTGCAAATGCCGCTTTAGATTTTATAGAAAAGTCTGAAGATAAGGTAATAATGATAATTGGAGCTTCAGGTAAAATCGGGGGAACGGTTTTAAAGAACCTATGTAATTGTAAAGCTAATAAGATTATTGTAACTACTAGAAACCATAATAGCTTTAAGGATACATGTATAAAATATCCTTTTATTGAGATGATAAACTATGAGGAACGATATAAATTCATAGATAGAGCAGATGTAGTGATAAGTGCTACTTCTAGTCCGCACTATACTTTAACAAAGGAAGAAGTTGAAGAAAGATTTATAACTCTAAAAGACAGATTATTTATAGATTTAGCAGTACCAACAGATATCGATGGTAGAATCAGCACTATTGAAAATTCTACTCTTTATAATATAGATTACTTTAATAAGCTTTCTAAAGAAAATAATGCTAGAAAACTTAAGGAACTTGAAGCTGCTGATATTATAATTAATGATGGAGTAGATAACTTTGAAAAATGGCTTATATTTAGAGAATTTATGGGCGATATGGACAAGATATCTAAGGTTTTTAAAGACCATTCCATTGAAAATATAATTTATTCAATAAGAGATAATTCAAGTAAGGAAGAATTGGAAACCTTTATAAAATGTATTTCAAGAGCAGTAGAGGATTTTCAATAG
- the cobT gene encoding nicotinate-nucleotide--dimethylbenzimidazole phosphoribosyltransferase has translation MKLYEAIAQIEEIDKGMIRACESRWDKLCKPLNSLGRLEEYVSRLAGIYRTLTPKVEKKAVLIMAADNGVVSEGVTQTGSEVTAQVVRNMAKGKSTINILSKVASAEVIPIDIGILEDVEEDNVIKYKIRKGTDNIINGPAMTREEAIKAIEVGIKVVGELKDQYDLFITGEMGIGNTTTSSAIASVMLDTSVETVTGRGAGLSTEGLKRKIQVIKTALEVNKPLKEDPIDVLAKVGGFDIAGLVGCYLGAALYKKPIIMDGFITTIAALIAVQLQPKCKDYIFGSHVSKEPAGRMLLETLNIEGALDLSMGMGEGTGAIIASNLFDYALKAYYEIPSFDDALIEEYTHQI, from the coding sequence GTGAAGCTATATGAAGCTATAGCACAAATAGAAGAAATAGATAAAGGAATGATAAGAGCCTGTGAATCACGTTGGGACAAGCTTTGCAAACCGCTTAATAGTCTTGGTCGTTTAGAAGAATATGTGTCAAGATTAGCAGGTATATATAGAACTTTAACTCCAAAGGTTGAAAAAAAAGCTGTATTAATTATGGCAGCAGATAATGGCGTAGTTTCAGAAGGAGTTACTCAAACTGGTAGTGAAGTTACTGCTCAAGTAGTCCGAAATATGGCAAAGGGAAAATCAACAATTAACATTCTTTCAAAGGTAGCATCAGCAGAAGTTATTCCCATAGATATAGGAATACTTGAAGATGTCGAAGAAGATAATGTGATAAAGTATAAAATAAGAAAAGGTACCGATAATATAATTAATGGGCCAGCTATGACAAGAGAAGAAGCTATAAAAGCAATTGAAGTAGGAATAAAAGTTGTTGGTGAATTAAAAGACCAATATGATTTATTTATAACTGGAGAAATGGGTATAGGTAATACAACTACAAGTAGTGCCATTGCTTCTGTTATGTTAGATACTAGTGTAGAAACTGTAACAGGTAGAGGTGCTGGATTATCCACAGAAGGACTTAAAAGAAAAATTCAGGTGATAAAAACCGCCCTAGAAGTAAATAAACCATTAAAAGAAGATCCAATAGATGTCCTAGCAAAGGTTGGAGGATTTGATATTGCAGGGTTAGTTGGCTGTTACCTTGGGGCTGCATTGTATAAAAAGCCAATAATTATGGATGGTTTTATAACTACCATTGCAGCATTAATTGCTGTTCAATTACAACCTAAATGTAAAGATTATATTTTTGGATCTCACGTATCAAAAGAACCAGCTGGAAGAATGCTTTTAGAAACCTTAAATATTGAAGGTGCTTTGGATCTATCTATGGGCATGGGCGAAGGAACTGGAGCGATAATCGCATCAAATTTATTTGATTACGCCCTAAAAGCTTATTATGAGATACCCTCTTTTGATGATGCATTAATTGAAGAATATACGCACCAAATATAA
- the cobC gene encoding alpha-ribazole phosphatase yields the protein MKLYLVRHGETECNKKGVYMGSTDVPLNETGIRQGEILREKLKDVRFDKIITSPYSRAYKTAEIIAQENQIEIDNKLTEIDFGVFEGLSYKEISKKYPKEVSFWSKDWINVAPPQGEKFIDFYNRVVEATNTIVSYNKDILIVSHEGPLKVLISSMLKLPIEGFWNFRFNHGCYSVLEIIDNHPVINAINI from the coding sequence GTGAAATTATATTTAGTTAGACATGGTGAAACAGAATGCAACAAAAAAGGTGTTTACATGGGATCAACTGACGTACCTCTCAATGAAACAGGAATAAGGCAAGGTGAAATTTTAAGGGAAAAGCTTAAAGATGTGAGATTTGATAAAATAATAACTAGCCCATATTCTAGAGCATATAAAACTGCTGAAATTATTGCACAGGAAAATCAAATTGAAATTGACAATAAGTTGACAGAAATAGATTTTGGTGTTTTTGAAGGGTTAAGCTATAAGGAAATATCAAAAAAATACCCTAAAGAAGTTAGTTTCTGGAGCAAAGATTGGATTAATGTAGCACCACCACAAGGTGAAAAATTTATAGATTTTTATAATAGAGTTGTAGAAGCTACCAATACAATAGTAAGTTATAATAAAGACATATTGATAGTTTCTCACGAAGGTCCATTAAAAGTTTTGATTTCAAGTATGCTAAAGTTACCTATTGAAGGTTTTTGGAATTTTAGATTTAATCATGGTTGTTATAGTGTTCTTGAAATTATAGACAATCACCCTGTAATAAACGCTATAAATATATAA
- the cobS gene encoding adenosylcobinamide-GDP ribazoletransferase: MIKSLILTIQFLTRIPININIDIKENDISKGIIYFPIVGVILGAFDLIVYNLAGYVVPGYFQIVCAVLAYLCLTGAFHIDGLADTADAIYSSRKKEVMLEIMKDSRVGTNGVIAIIFDLILKILLISVSRNIPIAIFLSPVVGKLVQPILMYKANYPRENGLGNIYIGKVTLLNSAICCILGTLITTIGVKVIGIIATLGCLFFIFLFRKYIEKKIGGITGDILGAGSELAEVLFLLILAI, translated from the coding sequence ATGATTAAATCACTAATATTAACAATTCAATTTCTCACAAGAATACCTATTAATATAAATATTGATATAAAAGAAAATGATATTTCTAAAGGTATAATTTATTTTCCAATAGTCGGTGTGATTCTTGGAGCTTTTGATTTGATTGTATATAATTTAGCAGGATATGTAGTTCCAGGTTACTTTCAGATAGTATGCGCTGTTTTAGCTTACCTATGCTTAACAGGAGCATTTCATATTGATGGATTAGCTGACACTGCTGATGCAATATACTCCTCAAGAAAAAAAGAAGTGATGCTTGAGATTATGAAAGATAGCAGAGTGGGAACTAATGGTGTAATAGCTATTATTTTTGATTTGATATTAAAAATTCTTTTGATATCAGTATCGAGAAATATACCTATTGCCATTTTTCTTTCGCCCGTGGTTGGTAAACTTGTTCAACCTATATTAATGTATAAAGCTAATTATCCACGTGAGAATGGCCTTGGGAATATTTATATAGGTAAAGTTACTCTATTAAATTCTGCTATATGCTGTATTTTAGGAACTTTAATAACAACTATCGGTGTTAAAGTTATAGGAATTATAGCTACCCTAGGTTGTTTATTCTTTATATTCTTATTTAGGAAATATATTGAGAAAAAAATCGGAGGCATTACTGGTGATATTTTAGGGGCTGGCTCAGAGTTAGCAGAAGTACTATTTTTATTGATTTTGGCGATTTAA
- a CDS encoding precorrin-8X methylmutase has translation MLNKIEIVKPNEIEKRSFEIITEELEGKTFPEYEDLVVKRVIHTTADFDYVDNLCFSEDSAKIAIEALRNGASIITDTNMAASGINKKRLEALGGTVNCFMAHEDVAKEAEKRQVTRAAVSMERGSQLKGKIIFAIGNAPTALIRLYELINEGIVKPELIIGVPVGFVNVVESKELIMSTEIPYIVSKGRKGGSTVAAAICNALIYQADKIR, from the coding sequence ATGCTTAATAAAATTGAAATTGTCAAACCAAATGAAATAGAAAAAAGAAGCTTTGAGATAATTACTGAAGAACTAGAAGGAAAAACATTTCCTGAATATGAAGACTTAGTTGTAAAGAGGGTAATACATACCACTGCAGATTTTGATTATGTCGATAACTTATGTTTTTCAGAAGATAGTGCAAAGATTGCCATTGAAGCTCTAAGAAATGGTGCATCAATCATTACAGACACCAATATGGCTGCTTCTGGTATAAACAAAAAACGTTTGGAAGCATTAGGTGGTACTGTTAATTGCTTTATGGCTCACGAGGATGTAGCAAAGGAAGCTGAAAAAAGACAGGTTACTAGAGCTGCCGTTTCTATGGAACGTGGTTCTCAGCTTAAAGGAAAGATAATATTTGCTATTGGAAATGCCCCAACAGCTTTGATTAGATTATATGAACTCATAAACGAAGGAATAGTCAAACCAGAATTAATAATTGGAGTTCCTGTAGGCTTTGTAAATGTAGTAGAATCTAAAGAACTTATAATGAGTACAGAGATTCCATACATTGTATCAAAGGGCAGAAAAGGTGGGAGCACAGTTGCAGCAGCAATATGTAATGCTTTAATATACCAAGCAGATAAGATAAGGTGA
- a CDS encoding cob(I)yrinic acid a,c-diamide adenosyltransferase — protein sequence MKDSCVHIYCGDGKGKTTAAMGLCIRAAGSGKKVVIYQFLKNNTTSEIDSLNRIPNITRIEGKDKMKFTFTMTEEEKEELKNYYNEKFKEIVDFVQKTNAELLFLDEIIYAILNNVFEEENLIEFLNKKPKTLEVVLTGRNPSEELIELADYVSEIKKIKHPFEKGIPSRKGIEN from the coding sequence ATGAAAGATTCATGTGTTCACATTTATTGTGGTGATGGAAAAGGAAAAACTACTGCAGCAATGGGATTATGTATAAGAGCCGCTGGTAGTGGTAAAAAAGTTGTAATTTATCAGTTTTTAAAAAACAATACTACTAGCGAGATTGATAGCTTAAATAGAATTCCTAATATAACGAGAATTGAAGGTAAAGATAAAATGAAATTTACCTTCACTATGACAGAAGAAGAAAAAGAAGAGTTAAAAAATTACTACAATGAAAAGTTTAAAGAAATAGTAGATTTTGTACAGAAGACCAATGCAGAACTTTTATTTTTAGATGAAATAATTTATGCAATTCTAAATAACGTTTTTGAGGAAGAAAATCTTATAGAATTCTTAAATAAAAAGCCAAAGACTTTAGAAGTAGTATTAACAGGTAGAAATCCTAGCGAAGAATTAATTGAACTAGCTGATTATGTATCAGAAATAAAAAAAATCAAACATCCTTTTGAAAAAGGCATTCCAAGCCGTAAAGGAATAGAAAACTAA
- a CDS encoding cobyric acid synthase — MSAKAIMIQGTMSNSGKTFITAGLCRVFMQDGYKVAPFKSQNMALNSYITSDGLEIGRAQAMQAEAAGIEPKVTMNPILLKPTSTMGSQVIVNGEVMGNMKASDYFRNKTNLIPEVKKAYDSLTEEYDIIVIEGAGSPAEINLKENDIVNMGMAKMANAPVLLVADIDRGGVFASVYGTIMLLEEEEKKMMKGVVINKFRGDVEILKPGLDMLEEKVHVPVVGVVPYESIYIDDEDSLSERLTKYSIKEGIDIAIIKLPHISNFTDFNVLELFKEVSLRYVRNKSELGKPDLIILPGTKNTMADLSYLRESGLEGTILRLVNEGTKIIGICGGFQILGKELHDPLNIEHGGSMRGMGLLDISTTFEKSKVRTRTRGYWAKTEDIYEVYNKEISGYEIHMGGTKNLGTAKAIITLEDGRIDGYGNENLSVWGSYLHGIFDNEELTKSIIKTLMNEKGITSEENNLSLKDYKEEQYNKLADLIRNSIDMKKVYEILEEGV; from the coding sequence ATGAGTGCAAAAGCAATAATGATACAAGGTACAATGTCTAATTCAGGTAAAACCTTTATAACTGCTGGTTTATGTCGTGTATTTATGCAAGATGGATATAAGGTAGCTCCATTTAAATCTCAGAATATGGCTTTGAATTCATACATAACCTCGGATGGATTGGAGATTGGAAGAGCTCAAGCAATGCAGGCAGAAGCTGCCGGTATAGAACCAAAGGTAACCATGAATCCAATTTTATTAAAGCCAACAAGCACTATGGGTTCACAAGTAATTGTCAATGGTGAAGTAATGGGCAATATGAAGGCAAGTGACTATTTTAGAAATAAAACAAATTTAATTCCAGAAGTGAAAAAAGCCTATGATTCTCTTACGGAAGAATATGATATCATCGTTATTGAAGGTGCAGGAAGTCCGGCGGAAATTAATCTTAAAGAAAATGATATTGTAAACATGGGTATGGCTAAAATGGCCAATGCTCCAGTTCTATTAGTGGCAGATATAGATAGAGGCGGTGTCTTTGCATCGGTTTATGGTACTATAATGTTACTGGAAGAAGAAGAAAAGAAGATGATGAAAGGCGTCGTCATAAATAAATTTAGAGGCGATGTTGAAATATTGAAGCCTGGTCTAGATATGCTTGAAGAAAAGGTACATGTACCAGTTGTTGGTGTTGTTCCTTACGAAAGTATTTATATTGATGATGAAGATAGTTTATCAGAAAGGCTTACAAAGTATTCAATTAAAGAAGGTATAGACATAGCTATCATCAAATTGCCTCATATATCAAATTTTACTGATTTCAATGTGTTAGAATTATTTAAAGAAGTTTCGTTAAGATATGTAAGAAATAAAAGTGAATTAGGGAAGCCTGATTTGATAATTTTACCAGGTACCAAGAATACTATGGCGGATCTATCTTATTTAAGAGAAAGTGGACTTGAGGGAACTATTTTAAGATTAGTCAATGAGGGAACTAAAATAATCGGAATATGTGGAGGGTTTCAAATCTTAGGGAAAGAACTTCATGATCCTTTGAATATTGAACATGGCGGTTCAATGAGAGGAATGGGACTTTTAGACATATCAACAACCTTTGAAAAAAGCAAGGTCAGAACAAGAACTAGAGGCTATTGGGCTAAAACTGAAGACATTTACGAAGTTTATAATAAAGAAATCTCTGGTTATGAAATACATATGGGAGGAACAAAAAATCTAGGGACTGCAAAAGCCATTATCACATTAGAAGATGGAAGAATAGATGGATACGGAAATGAAAATCTTAGTGTTTGGGGATCTTATCTTCATGGAATCTTTGACAACGAAGAATTGACTAAGAGTATAATTAAAACATTAATGAATGAAAAAGGCATAACATCAGAAGAAAACAACTTAAGTCTTAAAGACTACAAAGAAGAGCAATATAATAAGTTAGCCGATTTAATAAGAAATTCCATAGATATGAAAAAAGTATATGAAATATTAGAGGAGGGTGTTTAG
- the cobD gene encoding threonine-phosphate decarboxylase CobD, with the protein MLHGGDIYTAALEAGMKEEDLIDFSANISPFGIPKNVEDALVRGIKKAINYPDPLCRKLKEAISRTEDIDTKFIACGNGAADVLYRLVYGVKPKKALIPIPTFLEYEEAFNAVETKVEYYIMDKDFEVKENFIDKISEDIDMIVICNPNNPTGLVTKKELLIRILEKAKACKCLLLVDECFLEFIENYEDFSMKKFISEYDNLFILKSFTKLYAIPGIRLGYGITGNLGIVAKVNSSGQAWSVNSLAQEAGIEALKEDKYKNDVKEYVKTQRSYLLENLKKLGLKVFDSKANYILFKVSSNIDLKSKLIKKGIMIRSCSNYPNMNESYYRVAVKKSDENEKLIEALREALK; encoded by the coding sequence ATGTTGCATGGTGGAGATATATATACAGCAGCTTTAGAAGCTGGTATGAAAGAAGAAGATTTGATAGATTTTTCAGCGAATATAAGCCCTTTTGGCATACCTAAAAATGTTGAAGATGCTTTGGTTAGAGGTATAAAAAAGGCTATAAATTACCCTGATCCTTTGTGTAGAAAGTTAAAGGAAGCTATAAGTAGAACTGAAGATATAGATACAAAATTTATAGCCTGTGGAAATGGAGCTGCTGACGTTCTTTATCGGTTAGTTTATGGAGTTAAGCCAAAGAAAGCTTTAATACCAATTCCAACTTTTTTAGAATATGAAGAAGCCTTTAACGCTGTAGAAACAAAAGTTGAATATTACATAATGGACAAAGATTTTGAAGTAAAAGAAAACTTTATCGATAAAATTTCAGAAGATATAGATATGATAGTAATCTGCAATCCAAACAATCCTACAGGGCTTGTAACAAAAAAAGAATTACTTATAAGAATCCTTGAAAAAGCAAAAGCTTGCAAATGTCTATTACTAGTAGATGAGTGTTTTTTAGAGTTTATAGAAAACTATGAAGATTTTTCTATGAAAAAATTTATTTCTGAATATGATAATTTATTTATATTAAAATCTTTTACTAAGTTGTATGCTATCCCTGGAATTAGACTTGGGTATGGAATTACAGGTAACTTAGGAATAGTAGCTAAGGTAAACAGTTCGGGACAAGCTTGGTCTGTTAATAGCTTGGCTCAGGAGGCTGGAATCGAGGCTTTAAAAGAAGATAAATATAAAAATGATGTTAAAGAATATGTAAAAACTCAGAGAAGTTATCTTTTAGAGAATCTAAAAAAGCTAGGATTAAAGGTTTTTGATTCAAAAGCTAATTATATATTGTTCAAAGTAAGTAGCAATATAGATTTAAAGAGTAAGCTTATAAAAAAGGGAATAATGATAAGAAGCTGTAGCAATTATCCAAACATGAATGAATCCTATTATAGGGTTGCTGTGAAAAAATCTGATGAAAACGAAAAATTAATAGAAGCATTAAGAGAAGCATTAAAGTAA
- a CDS encoding energy-coupling factor ABC transporter ATP-binding protein — MEKLIEIEELEYEYSDGTKALKGIDFCIHRGEKLAILGSNGAGKSSFFLTLNGINKPSKGKVLYKNEPVQYNKRYLQKLRKNVGIVFQDPDNQIFAPTVYTEVAFGPLNLGDTEEEVIKKVDEVLINLNIEKLKEKTPHYLSGGQKKKVTIADVLVMDPELIIFDEPTASLDPCNSKNLYRILEQLHALGKTIILSTHDMDFAYSWADRIVVFHDGRIIGDNNPYKIFNDDNLIEESKLCKPKIFEIYKELSKYNLINETECYPKTLEELKLVISKDK; from the coding sequence ATGGAAAAATTAATAGAAATTGAAGAACTTGAATATGAGTATTCTGATGGAACTAAGGCTCTAAAAGGGATTGACTTTTGTATACATAGAGGAGAAAAGTTAGCCATCTTAGGATCCAATGGTGCTGGGAAATCCTCTTTTTTCTTAACTCTTAATGGAATCAATAAACCTTCCAAAGGAAAAGTTTTATATAAAAACGAGCCTGTACAATATAATAAAAGGTACCTACAAAAATTAAGAAAGAATGTAGGTATAGTGTTCCAAGATCCTGATAACCAAATATTTGCACCAACGGTTTATACAGAAGTAGCTTTTGGACCATTAAATCTAGGGGATACAGAAGAGGAAGTTATTAAAAAAGTAGATGAAGTATTAATTAATTTAAATATAGAAAAGCTTAAAGAAAAAACACCTCATTATCTTAGTGGTGGTCAAAAAAAGAAGGTAACAATAGCTGATGTTTTAGTTATGGATCCAGAACTTATAATTTTTGATGAGCCTACTGCTTCACTAGATCCTTGTAATTCAAAAAATCTATATCGTATTTTAGAACAATTACATGCTTTAGGGAAAACAATTATTTTATCAACCCACGATATGGATTTTGCTTATAGTTGGGCAGATAGAATTGTGGTGTTTCATGATGGAAGAATAATTGGTGACAACAATCCCTATAAAATATTTAATGACGATAATTTAATAGAAGAATCGAAGTTATGTAAACCTAAGATTTTTGAAATATACAAAGAACTGTCAAAGTATAACTTGATAAATGAAACTGAATGTTATCCAAAAACTTTAGAAGAATTGAAGCTAGTAATTAGCAAGGATAAATGA
- the cbiQ gene encoding cobalt ECF transporter T component CbiQ, producing the protein MNIIDKCANDSKLRNIEATPKIFFGLILLCICLCGNKLFLSLTIFVTITFITIKISGVKMETYLRLLRIPLIFLIISIATVLISVTRNPIGIVNIRFSSYFLSISRENLILGFELFFKALASVVCLYFISLTTPLFEIIHFLNKIRIPKFLTEIMLIMYNFIFILLEAMETIRCAQNIRLGYKNLKTSYNSTTMLATSLFIKAFKHSEDLYNSMEARLFNGEIRLLKINKICPISYYIFAFGYLISILLIAKLS; encoded by the coding sequence ATGAATATTATTGATAAATGTGCAAATGATTCAAAACTTAGAAATATAGAAGCTACTCCTAAGATTTTTTTTGGACTAATACTCTTATGTATCTGTTTATGTGGTAATAAATTATTTTTGTCATTAACTATTTTTGTAACAATTACGTTTATTACTATAAAAATCTCTGGAGTAAAAATGGAAACTTATTTGAGGCTATTAAGAATTCCTTTAATTTTTCTGATTATCAGTATAGCTACAGTATTGATATCTGTAACCAGAAATCCAATTGGCATAGTGAATATTCGTTTTAGTAGCTATTTTCTATCAATATCAAGAGAGAATCTCATTTTAGGCTTCGAGTTATTTTTCAAAGCTTTAGCTTCTGTAGTTTGCTTATATTTTATTTCTCTTACAACTCCTTTATTTGAAATAATTCACTTTTTAAATAAAATAAGAATTCCTAAATTTCTTACTGAGATAATGCTTATAATGTATAACTTCATTTTTATTTTGCTTGAAGCTATGGAAACTATCAGATGTGCTCAAAATATTAGGCTTGGGTATAAAAATTTAAAAACCAGTTATAACTCAACAACAATGCTTGCAACTAGTTTATTTATTAAGGCATTTAAACATTCAGAGGATCTATATAATTCCATGGAAGCACGTTTATTTAATGGCGAAATCAGATTGTTAAAGATTAATAAAATATGTCCTATAAGCTATTATATTTTTGCTTTTGGATATTTAATTTCTATTTTACTAATTGCAAAGTTGTCTTAA
- a CDS encoding energy-coupling factor ABC transporter substrate-binding protein: MKKKSVVLLILLLVLIISIPVVFIKNSEFQGTDTVAENMISQTNPDYKPWIKSIWKPPSGEMESFIFALQAAIGAGVIGYGIGYMRGIHKTQKSEKKQDQNKEIQ; encoded by the coding sequence ATGAAAAAAAAGTCAGTAGTTTTGTTAATCCTACTATTGGTGCTAATAATCTCGATACCAGTAGTATTTATAAAAAACAGTGAATTTCAAGGAACTGATACTGTTGCAGAAAACATGATTTCTCAAACAAATCCTGACTATAAGCCTTGGATAAAGTCAATTTGGAAACCACCAAGCGGTGAAATGGAGAGTTTTATATTTGCATTACAAGCTGCTATTGGTGCGGGGGTTATAGGTTATGGTATTGGTTATATGAGAGGCATTCATAAAACACAAAAAAGTGAAAAGAAGCAAGACCAAAATAAAGAAATTCAATGA
- a CDS encoding energy-coupling factor ABC transporter permease: MKLGESMKKNATLSVKIIAFLGVLIFTVMPVANAMHIMEGYLSPKWCIIWGILVLPFLIKGSLNVKKVVSDDQRIKLLFAMAGAFIFILSALKLPSFTGTSSHPTGIGLSTILFGPAITTVLGVIVLLFQALLLAHGGISTLGANSFAMAVMGPLMAYGVYKILQKIKIPQNINIFFSATVGDLFTYCITAIQLGIDHPLEYDGIFASIERYLGVFAITQIPIAIAEGILTVLIFNVIAKYSSKELGKLGILNNSEEAEL, encoded by the coding sequence ATGAAATTAGGTGAAAGTATGAAAAAAAATGCAACATTATCAGTAAAAATTATTGCTTTTTTAGGGGTTTTAATCTTTACTGTTATGCCAGTTGCTAATGCAATGCATATAATGGAAGGCTATTTATCGCCTAAGTGGTGTATTATTTGGGGTATCCTTGTGCTTCCATTTTTAATAAAGGGATCTTTAAATGTTAAAAAGGTCGTTAGTGATGATCAAAGAATTAAATTGCTCTTTGCTATGGCTGGTGCCTTTATATTTATTCTATCAGCTCTAAAACTTCCATCATTTACCGGAACTTCCTCACATCCAACTGGAATTGGCTTAAGTACCATATTATTTGGACCAGCTATAACAACAGTTTTAGGTGTTATCGTGTTGTTATTTCAAGCATTACTATTAGCACATGGTGGAATATCAACTTTAGGTGCTAACAGTTTTGCAATGGCTGTTATGGGACCATTAATGGCCTATGGAGTTTATAAAATACTTCAAAAAATTAAAATACCACAAAACATAAATATATTTTTTTCAGCAACAGTTGGAGATCTTTTTACTTATTGTATTACTGCAATTCAGCTTGGTATAGACCATCCATTAGAGTATGATGGAATTTTTGCGTCTATCGAAAGGTATTTAGGTGTATTTGCTATCACACAAATTCCAATAGCTATTGCAGAAGGAATATTAACAGTTCTTATTTTTAATGTCATAGCTAAATACAGCAGTAAAGAGTTGGGGAAATTAGGTATATTAAATAATAGTGAGGAGGCAGAGCTATAA